The Trypanosoma brucei gambiense DAL972 chromosome 10, complete sequence genome has a segment encoding these proteins:
- a CDS encoding T. brucei spp.-specific protein: MKARSSRPVTTITVTSEETIQTHNARDTPRTFEYKTKRNVLMRRLEEMRNALEEDNNNNNKGSRVKLCYYDITFNCRDPVDVTVMSGFQRFEGLGDTLSGHMKCEEDDRHKFVGLIKEIIQLDVSHRARNMDKSEIAVVRIAANFKELNSTFTRSAATLL, encoded by the coding sequence ATGAAAGCCCGTTCCTCCCGCCCAGTGACAACAATAACGGTGACATCAGAAGAAACCATTCAAACGCACAATGCACGTGATACCCCACGGACATTTGAGtacaaaaccaaaaggaaTGTACTCATGCGAAGGTTGGAGGAAATGCGAAATGCGTTGgaagaagataataataataataataaaggatcACGTGTGAAACTTTGTTATTATGATATTACATTTAATTGCAGGGATCCCGTCGATGTTACTGTTATGAGTGGCTTTCAGAGATTTGAGGGACTCGGGGACACATTAAGCGGACACATGAAATGCGAAGAAGATGACAGGCACAAATTTGTGGGGTTAATTAAAGAAATTATTCAATTGGATGTGAGTCACCGCGCGAGGAATATGGACAAAAGTGAAATTGCGGTAGTGAGGATTGCAGCAAACTTCAAGGAACTTAACAGCACCTTCACGAGAAGCGCGGCAACACTCCTTTGA